GAAGCATCCCCTGGCCAGGTTACGTCCTCAATCACCAGGTCTTTGTCGGATTCTTCCACCGTAGCGGCCTCCGCGTAGCCCGGATCCAGCACCGAGAGGGCCGTCATAGCCAGCGCCAGTCCACCAGTCAGCTTGATCAGCTGCTCCATAAATTCCTTGCGGGTCAGGGGTTTATGGGTATACTCGTCAAAAAGGTTGATAATGCGCTGGTCCATAAGGAGAATAGTGGGGCGGATGATTTACCTGTAATATAGGCAGAAGCAGGAGTTTGTTGTCGCAGTGAAAGGCGGCATTAACAGCAGGAAGCTCAACTGCCGCTGGCAGTTGAGCTTCCTAGTGAGGCTACCTGAGCTCGGGCTAGTTGTTCGTAGTGGGGCAGGGGCCTTTCGTATATAATTGTACTCCCGCGTTTTCTGCCTCGCACTTGTTGGAGTAGGTCTTGCCGTTGCAGCCACACAAAGGCTCGTACTCCTTGGTGCAGGGCCGGGCTTTTATCTTGGTTGAATCAACACAGTCGGGTCCAATCAGGCAAATGGTGGGCTCAGGCATTTTGGGCGACACTTCCGTCGGTTGACAAGCGCTAACCAAGCTGGCCACCAGGCTTAAAAGCAGTAAAGAACGTTTCATCGGCTGAAGCTAAAATAGATGGTGTATAAGCCGGAGCCTATAGCCAGCTTATAGGTTGCATTCCACCGCTCCTGATAGCCCACTATTCCTCCCGGTGCACCGTGTCCATCGAAAAGGCCGGCACGCAAATCGACCAGTATTCGCACTCGGCCTCGAAGGGGTTAGAGTAGCGCACCCGGGCCCCAGCCTTAATCAGCAACGACTCGCCGGCGCCCAGCTCTATTGTGTCGCCATCCACTTCGAACCGCTTGCGGCCCCGCACCACGATGGTAATTTCATCGAACTGCGGGTTCTGGTGGGGCTCACTCCACTGGGGCGGGGCCACCATGTGGGCCACGCTGTAGGTGCCCGTTTGGGTGCTGGCTAGCCCAATGTGTTCTTCGATGAGCTTGCCGTCGGTGGTGGGAACCCGGAAGGGGTTTTGCTGCCGGAAATACCGTTTTTCAGCCATAGTCAGGAGAAAGGTTATTTGGTGGTAGCGGCCGGGCACTCGCCCTTGGTAAAGGACGTAACGCCGGCATTGGTGGCCACGCAGGCATTAGAGTAGGTTTTGCCGTCGCAGCCGCACACGGGGTCGTACTGCATGGTACACACGGCATCAGTGCGCACTTTGGCCGGATCAATACAGGCCGGCGTGCTGGCCGTGGGCGTGGTGCGGTTGCAGGCTAGCAAAGAGAAAAACAGCCCTGTGGCTGCGGCAAATCGGAACATGACGAAAAAATAAGATGAGAACAGTACCTGAAACGAGGAAGCTGCAAATATGGGGTAGGAGAGTAGATATTTTACTTTGACTATTTTTAGCTTGCGCCTATAACCCCGGTGGCCGGCCTTCGTATAGGCAGGCAGACTGGCCCCAGAGCGGCTGAGCTTACTTTCCGTATGCCGCCCCTGCCCGACTGCCTAACCCGCACGAACTAGTCCGACCAACCACTGTTCAATTGTTCACCCCATTCTCCCTAACACCATGTCGTATCACGAAGAAGACAACTCGGGTAAAATCCTTTTGGCTGCTCTGGCTGGCGCTGGCGCCGGTATCATTGCTGGTTTGCTGATGGCTCCCGATAAAGGCAAAGCAACCCGCGAAAACCTGCGTAGCGCAGCTACCAAATACAGCGGCACGCTGGGCGAGCAGCTCTCGAAATATGGTGAAGAGCTGGATTCCAAATTCAAAGGCTACGTAGAAAAGCTCGAAGATCTGGGCATCACCGGCGTAGGCAGCAGCCTGAACCTGAAAGGTGACTGGAACGAGTCGAAAGGTAAGCTGAAGCAGCAGTACGCTCAGCTGACCGACGAAGACCTGGAGTACACCGAAGGCAAAGGCGACGAGCTCGTAGGCCGTCTGCAGAGCAAGCTGGGCAAAGGCAAGCGTGAAATCACGAAACTGCTGAACGACCTGTAAGCCACTTGCGGCTTTCGCTCCCTCGAAACGGCCTTGCTCCAACTGCGGAGCAAGGCCGTTTTTCGTAAAACCTTCGGTATATATCCGCGTTTAGATTTTCACGGCTGCCCGCTAGGCGCCGTACCACACCTCAGACCCTACCTTTTCACTGCCTAGTATCAGTTTTGTATGAAAGACAACAATGGTAAAGTAATTCTCTCCCTGCTGGCCGGCGCCACCGCGGGAGTAGTAGCCGGCTTGCTGCTGGCCCCCGAAACCGGCGAGGAAACCCGCACCGGCCTGAAGAAGTCGGCTTCCAAGTGGACCGACGACCTGGGCAAGCTGCTCAAAGATACCTTGGCCAACATCCAGCTCGCCAAGCCCGCTGATGCTGCCACCGATGCTACCCAGGAAAGCCGCAGTGCTGCCGACGACGTGCTTAGCTCCATGAGCCAGGACACCGGCACGGGGGCCAGCTCCCACGCCACGACGGCCGCCAACACGCCTGGCGCTACCGAGGAAACTATCAACCCGGAAGCCTCAGGGACGAGCGAGTACGGCAAGTCGCTGTAATTTTTTTCGGCGGTTTGTAACCTTGTGGTAGCGGCCCCGTTAAAGACAATACAACGAGCTTGAAAGAAGGTCGGAGAAGCTGATAAAGCAAAATTGCCGGCAGTAGGAGCTTCTAGTGGTAACGGTTTAAGTACCCCTAGCAAAATCAGACTAGCCTATCGCACATTTCTTTATCGTGCCCCGATTGGAAGGGTAAGTAAGTTGTATCAAAGAAAAGCCTCCCGCGATTTTACGCGGGAGGCTTTTCGATTTTCAGGAGGTTTGCGCAGGCTGGTGCCCCGCCCTCGGGCTGCGGCAGGAGCTACCACCAATTCCGGCGTTAGGTACCGGCGGCTTTCGGGGTAGGATATCCTTGTGTTTAGAAAAAAACGGCCTAGAGTAGGCGGACGGGCCGATTTGAAATATTTTTTCGGTCCGTCCGTAACCTTACTTCCCTGCTCCCGTTAAAGCTAACATAACCGACTTATACGAAGTTGGGATGTCTTGAAAGCAAAATTGCCCGCTGTAGAGCTTCTACTAGAAATTCAAAACCTCCGGTAGCAAAATCGTACAGAACTGTCGGTAAGCTTCTTTTAGGAATCCCGTTAAGACATCAATAGGTTAGTTATCAAAAGAAAAGCCTCCTGCGACATTACGCAGGAGGCTTTTCGACGTTTAGGCCCCACCCAGGTACCCAGCCAGTGGGAACTCCGCAGGATTCTTCGTTAGGCTGCCCCAGGCGTTCTGGACCACCCGAAGTTTCTCTGGTGGCCCACTACACTTGTCGTGGGGCATCCTAATTTTCTCGACTGGCCTACTACAATTGTCGCGGGCCATCCTAGGTTTTTCGGGTGCTCCGCGGAGGTTGTCGCGGAGCACCCGAGGTTTCTTGGGTGGCCAAAAACAAGTGTCCCGGACCATCCGAGGTTTCTCGGGTAGTCCGGGACAAGTGTCGTAAGCCTTCCGAAGTTTCTCGGGTGGCCCACAAAAGGTCTGGCGCGTTACTCGCCGCCTTCCGGCTTGGGCGCGTTTTCCGACTTGCTATACTCGGGCTTCATCTGGGGAAAGAACAACACGTCCTGAATCGAGTTGGAGTTGGTCATAATCATCGAGAGGCGGTCGATGCCGATGCCCAGGCCGGCCGTGGGTGGCATGCCATACTCCAGGGCCCGCAGGAAGTCCTCGTCGAGCACCATAGCCTCGGTGTCGCCACGCTTACCCAGCTCCAGCTGGTCTTCGAAGCGCTGCCGCTGGTCGATGGGGTCGTTCAGCTCCGAGAAGGCGTTGCAGATTTCCTTGCCGTTGCAAATAGCCTCGAAACGCTCCACCAAACCCGGCTTCGAGCGGTGCTTCTTGGCCAGCGGCGACATTTCCACGGGGTAGTCGGTGATAAACGTGGGCTGAATCAGCTTGGGCTCCACGTGCTCCCCGAAAATTTCGTCGATGATTTTGGCTTTACCCATGCTCGGGTCGAGGCCCACTTTGAGCTCCTTGGCCGCGGCCCGCAGCTCGTCCTCGCTCTTGCCATCGATGTTAAAGCCAGTGAAGTGCTCAATGGACTCAGCCATGGTGAAGCGTTTCCAGGGACGCTGAAAGTTGATGAGGTTCTCGCCCACTTTCACTTCGGTTTTGCCGTGCAAGGCTAAGGCTACGCGCTCCACCATTTCCTCCACCAGGTCCATCATCCAGTAGTAGTCCTTGTAGGCTACGTAGAGCTCCATCTGGGTGAACTCCGGGTTGTGGAAGCGGCTCATGCCCTCGTTGCGAAAATCCTTCGAGAATTCATAGACCCCATCGAAGCCGCCCACGATGAGACGCTTGAGGTACAGCTCGTTGGCAATGCGCAGATACAGCGTCATGTCCAGCGTGTTGTGGTGGGTCTTGAAGGGGCGGGCGGCGGCACCACCGTAGAGGGGCTGCAGGATCGGGGTTTCGACTTCGAGGTAGCCTTTGTCGTTGAGGTAGTTGCGCATGGCCTGCACCAGCTGGGTCCGCTTAATGAAAGCGTCGCGCACGTGCGGGTTCACCACCAAATCCACGTAGCGCTGCCGGTAGCGGGCCTCGGGGTCGGTAAAGGCGTCGTAAATAGTTTCTTTGCCAGTAGCTTCATCTACCACCCGACGTACCACGGGAAGGGGGCGCAGGCTTTTGCTGAGCACCGTCAGGCCCGTTACGTGCACGGAGGTTTCACCCACCATGGTCTTAAACACGTGGCCTTTCACCCCGATAAAGTCACCCAAGTCGAGCAGTTTCTTGAACACGGTGTTGTACAGCTCCTTGTCTTCGCCGGGGCAGATTTCGTCCCGGTTGATGTAGAGCTGAATGCGGCCCGAGGCGTCCTGCAGCTCGGCAAACGAGGCCTTGCCCTTCACCCGCACCGACATCAGCCGGCCCGCCAGGCTTACTTCCTGGAAGTTATTAAGCTCGGGGTGGTAGTTGTCGAGGATTTCCTGGGCATAGAAGTTGACATCGAATAGCTCGGACGGATACGGCTCAATGCCGAGCTTTTGGAGTTCCTCCAGCTTCTGGCGGCGTATCTGTTCCTGTTCGCTGAGGTGCTGCATGAGAATGGTCGTTTATAAGCCTGCAAAGGTAGTCTGAAACCTAGATTATAACAGTTTGTTACATCAGCCTGTCCAAAAGAACGTCATGGCGACCAGCAGGAGACATCTCCCATACCATGGTAATCTAAATGCCATTACAACATCGGCACGCAAGGTTCCTCGCGGGCTCAGAATGGCGTTCTTTTTTTAAGAGGGGTAGACACAAACAAAAAGCGCCATCCCAGGGGAATGGCGCTTAGGTCTATATGTAGTAAGGCACAATGGCGAGGAATTGTCGCTTAGGCCGCAATGCCCATCGGCTGCTGCGGCTCCTGACCCGTGAGCAGGGGCTCGATGCGGGTGTGCAGACGCTCTACGACGAAGTTGTTCTGCAAGTGCTTGGGCAACTCCTTAACCAACTGCTGGTAGCGCTCCAAGCCCATGGCTTTGGCAATGTAGCTCTCGTGAATGCCGTTGAGGTAACTCACGATGTTGAGCAGCGACTGGTGGAAAAGCTTAAAGTCAATCTCGGCTTCCACGTAGCGCTCAATCTCGCGGCTGGTCTGCGAAATACGCAGGCGGCCCAGTAGGTCGAAGATGGTGGTATAGCCCAGGCGCCAGGTAATCTGCTGCCAGTGCGAAGCCGTCCACTTGTCGAGCACCTTGCCGGTCTTCTGGCTGCGAATGGCCGTGTTAGGGTTGGCTTGCACCTGCTGGCGGGTAATCTGGGCCTTCATCTTACGGGTCGTACGCAGGAACTGCCCAATCTGGGCTTGCGCCTCGATTTCCTTGCCTGCAATGTGCAAGCCAGGCTTGTAGCCCGCCAGTGGCAGGCGGTGAATGCTAAAGTCGCCATAAGCACCGGCGGCATAGAACGACACCGGACGTGGGTAAGCATTACGCACTACCAAGCGGCCCACCTCGCGCCGAATCAGCGAAGGATTGTTGGACCGTACGCCGGCCGTGTACAGGAAAGCTTGCAAACCCGACAGGATGGTATGATACGCCTGGGGGAACGTCCAGTGCAGGGCATTGCGCAGATACTCTTCGTCACCCAACTCGGCCGTGGCGCGCAGGGCATATTCCGTGCTCCAGCAAGCCTGCAACAGCTTCCCGACAGCTTGGATATCGGCTTCCGTCAGCTCCGCTTGGTGAGCCCGGAAGAAGGGGAGGTGCTGCAAGCCACCCGTTGCGTCATCATTCTCCTGAATATGATAGTTGATGGCAAAGAAGTAGTTGAGAAACACCTGGGCCGGAATAGACTTGCGCCAGGTTTCTTCGGCTTGCTTTTGCTCATCGGTGATGAGCGGAAGGATGTTGTTCTCAGTTGTCGTTGTCATGCTAAGTAAACAGCTAGGGGCTCGTATGAGTTGCATATTTACTAATTTTTTTCGCAATTTGCAATGAGTGTTAATTTCGTTGGTAATCAATAACTTGTGTCTAAATAAATATGTGTCTCTATGGAATTAATGGTCATCGTTTTTAGAGTCTATTTACTAAATATATTGGCTTGCTAAAAATGAGCAAAAAAAGAAGCCTCCACGTCACTGACGCAGAGGCTTCTTCGGGCAGATAAGCTGAAACTTACAGCTGGTCTTTGATTACTGCTACGGCTTCGCGTAGGGTAATATCGTTCTTCAGGTTCTTGGTGAAGCGGCCAGCACGGTTTACTTCTACCGTATCAGAGCCCAGTTGCCGCATGTCCACAGCTAAGGGAGCAATGGCCAGGGGCTGAGCGGCTTTCTGTACGGCTTCGTACTTTTCTGACTCAGCTTTGGCCTGCTCCTGTTCAGCGCGGAACGCGGTGAGCTTCAGCGACACCATCGTGTCGTCCTTACGCTTGCGCATGCGCTGCACCATTTCATTCATCAGCTTGAAGCTCGGGCTACTAGCTACGCGGGCTTGGCTAGCCGTGCGCAGCTTGTCAACAGCCGGAGCTGCATTCCAGGCCTTGTAGCGAGCCGGCGTGATTTCATCCCACTTCAGCGGGTAATCCGATTCCTTTTCGCCCTGGTCGAGGTAGCTGTACGCATCTGGCAGCGCAATATCGGGTACTACCCCCTTGAACTGCGTTGAGCCACCATTAATGCGGTAAAACTTCTGGGTCGTTAGCTTCAGCGAGCCGAAGGGCTTCAGACTGCTGAAGTCACCCAGCATATCATCGAGGTCGAAGATGCGCTGCACCGTGCCTTTGCCATACGTGCTGGCACCCATAATCACGCCGCGCTTGTAGTCTTGCATCGCAGCGGCCAAAATCTCAGAAGCCGAAGCACTAAACTTGTTTACAAGCACTACTAGAGGGCCGCTATACTGTACGCGTGGGTCCCGGTCGTTAAGGATACTAGGGGCTCCCTGGGGCGAACGAACCTGCACTACGGGGCCGCTCTCTACGAAAAGACCAGCCATTTCCACAGCGTCTTGCAAGGAGCCGCCGCCGTTGGAGCGCAGATCAAACACGATGCCGTCCACATTTTCCTGACGCAGCTTTTCCAGTTCCTTCTTCACGTCCTCAGCCGAGCTACGGCCACCGTTGTCATTGAAGTCGGCGTAGAATGTAGGCAGGCGGAGATAGCCGATTTTTTTGCCATTCTCCTGAATGGTAGCCGACTGAGCGTAGGTTTCTTTCAGCACCACCACGTCGCGGATGATGGAAATAATCTTGGTGCTGGCATCAGGCTTTTTCACCGTCAGACGTACTTCTGTGCCCTTCTTGCCTTTAATCAGCGCTACGGCTTTGTCTAGGCGCAAGCCTTCTACCGAAACCGGCTCGGCCGCACCCTGCGCCACACGCAGGATAATGTCACCAGCCTTCAGCTCACCCTGGCGGTACGAGGCCGAACCCGGAATAACGTCCGACACTTTGATCTGACCGTCTTTTTCCTGCAGCGAGGCCCCAATACCTTCGAAGCGGCCGGTCATGGCTACGTCGAAGCTTTCTTTGTCGCGGGGAGCAAAGTACTCGGTATGAGGGTCGTAAGTATTGGCAATGGTATTAGCATACACGGCCAGCCGCTCATTGGCATCGGTCTGGGCCATGTCCTTGAACTGCTCGTCGAAGTACTTAAGCACCCGCTTGCGGGCTTCAGCCTCCATTTCGGCGGGAGTACGCGTGGGCTCCGAGGTAGTGGCGGCCGAGGGCTGCACGGAAGTGGAAGCCAATGGCTTATCCTTCTTCTTTTTTTGCTCGTCCATCATTTCCGACACCCGAATCAGGGTCTGGTACTTCAGATATTTGCGCCATTCTTCGCGCTGAGCAGCCGCGTCGGCCGCAAAAACCATTTTATCGGCTTCCGTCTCAAACGACTCCTCCTTCGTGAAGTCGAACGGCTTAGCCAGGATGTCGCGGTAGAGGGCTTGAATATCCTTGGTGCGCTGTTCCATGAGCTTGGTGCTCAGGTCCAGAAACTCGTGGGTGCCCCGGCGTACCTGGTCATCAATATCGTTCTGGTATTTGCGCAGCTGAGCGACATCCGACTGCAAGAGAAACTTCTTGTTGTAGTCGAGGCGCTTCAGGTACAGGTCAAATACCCGTTTGGAAAAGTTGTCGTCAACCTTTTCGGGCTGGTAGTGGGCAGCACTAAGCCCCTGGAGCATAGCTTTGATCAGCACCTCATCCTTTTGGGGCGGGCTAGCATCATTACGCCGATATAGCTTATAGGAAGCCAGCACGAAGACTGCCAGCACCAACGAGGCATACAGGCCTATTTTCAGTCGGGGGGAAGACATGGAAATCAGAATGAGATGGAAAAATCAAATGTAAACAAAAGCCGTTCCGAACATACGAACCCGTCAAACCGGCGGCTTTAACTCAAAACGCAGGGACAACTATAATAAGTGCCCACGCTATACTTTCATCGCTAAGGGTGAGATTTTACCCCGAGGGTTGCACTACTCGCCTGCCTATTGTGTGTACCAATATCCCAGGATTTCAACCAGCGTAGCAATGCACTTGTTTGGTTTGTTGGCCTTAAGATATACGAAGGCATGCCAAGAAAAAGTTGGCGTAAGAGTAAAATAAAAAGGCCCCCTACCGAGGTAGGAGGCCTTTTTTAAAACAGGCTTGAGGGCGTACCCAGAAGCTTAGTAGCGACGTACCCGGTCGCCGTTGCTGCGACGGAATTCGTCTTCGAAGTACTGAGCATCTTCGGCGTTACGGGGCTTCACGCCCATCACGATACCACCGTTTTTGATGTCGCTTTCGTATTCAGCAGCATGCTCTTCGGGAATGCCCGAGCCTACCAGTGCACCTACCAGGCCACCCGTCAGACCACCGGCACCAGCGCCAGCCAGAGCAGCGGCAATAGGACCAGCAATTACAAGGCCCAGGCCGGGCAGAGCTACTGAAGTACCAATGGCAGCAATAGCGCCAATGATAGCACCAGCCGTGCCACCGATGGCCGAACCAACGCCGGCACCTTCCATAGCTTTATCGCCGAGGTCGGTATGAGCGGTGTTGTCACCGAAGTGCGTCTTGCGGGTTTCGTCCGACATCAGCACGTTTACATCGTCTTTGCCGTAGCCACGCGAGGAAAGCGACTGGTAAGCACGCTCGGCGCTGTCACGGTCACGGAACGAGCTCGTCAGCATGCTGGGGCCCGAGGTATTCTGATAAGGCTGGCCAGTTACAGCGTGGGCTGCTTCATCGCCAGCATTTTGTACGGCATCAATGCCACGACCTACTACGGCACCAGGCGTGCCAGCAATTGCGGCACCTTTGGCCGTTGCGCTATAGTCGTCGCCGCCAACGTTAGAGGAGCTTGCACCCGTACCAGCGTTATAGCTCGTGCCTTCGTTGCTCGAGCTAGAGCTATTGCCAAAACCGGTACCCGTGTTGGTAGTACCATAGTTAGCGCCTGAGCCAGTACCGGTATTCTGCGGGTTGTTCGAATCGTTGGTGTTCATTAGAGTAGGTTGTTGAGTGGGGAAAGGAATAGGAAAGAAGTCGTTGCATGAAACGCTACCGGAAAGTAGCATGTGCTTCAGCTTCGGGGTTCTTAACGTGAGCCTTCCACGAGGGGTTACAAAAAAACTGTTATCAGTCAAGTACCCTCACCCATTTTTTTATCAAACGCTACTCTAGGGCGCTATAACAGCGTTTCTAGGCAAATTGCTCGTAATTAGCCGGCTCCAGCCAGAAGGCGCGGCATTCCCGCCGCATCGTCTTGAGGAATTCCGGGTCTTGCTTTAGCGTGCGCCATTCGCCCAGGCCAAGTCGTTCGCAGAGCTTATAAAAGTTGTCGCCTTGGCCTTTGGAGCCCTCTACTTTTACCAGGCAACTCAAAATAGGTCGGCCGGCTTGGTATTCATTTTCCGAAATCTCGGCCAGTAGCTCGTTCAAGCGGGCTTTCTCATGGGAAATATCCAGATTGAAGCCTAGCTCGGCTTCTTGTACCAGATTGAGGTAGCTGGTGGTGCCTACCTGATGGCGGGCAAAACGGATTAAATGGCTACGAACTCGGCCGATCATTTGGGTAGGGAGCGAAATGGGTGTTGAAAGTAACAAAAAAGGCCCACACCCCAGAATTAACATTTCTGAAGTGTGGGCCGCCGCTAGCCAAAACTGTGCCGCGAAGGGAAAATCCTATTTCTGAGCCTTGCGGCGGGTTATTTCTTTTTGAATTAGCAGAAACTCGCGGCTGCTCTGGCCCGCAATAGCTGTGTTCTCATCGGCGCGCCGCAGCAAGTAGGGCATCACCGACTCAACAGGACCGTAGGGTACATATTTGGCCGTATTGTAGCCGGCATTGGCTAGATTGTAGGTGAGGTTGTCGCTCATGCCATAGAGCTGGGCAAACCAAATGCGCGGGTCGCCGGGGCGCAGATTGGCCTCATGCATAAGCTCGGTCAGCAGCAGAGAGCTGGCCTCATTGTGCGTGCCAGCGCAGATGCTGATCCGGTCGGCGTGGGTTACGCAGTAGCGCAGAGCATCATCATACAGCTGGTCGGTAGCTTCTTTGGTGGGGTTAATCGGGTTCCGGTAGCCCCGCTGGTTGGCCACGCGGCCTTCCTTCTCCATATAGGCCCCGCGCACCAGCTTGCCGCCCAGGTAGTAATTACCCTGCACCGCCGCGGTGTAAGCGTGCTGAATGGCCTCCAGCCGGTCGTGGCGATACAGCTGGTAGGTGTTCCAGACGATGGCCGACTCGCGGTTGTACTTGGCCATCATCTCGTAGGCCAAATTATCAATGGTATCCTGGAACCAGCTTTCCTCAGCATCAACAAAAACGCGGACGCCATACTGGTGGGCGCGGGCGCAGATGGCGTCTACGCGGGCTTTGGCCCGGTCGTAGTTTGCTTGCTCGGCGGCGGTGAGGGTTTTGCCACTCTGCACCTTTTCCAGCAGGGCACTATCAGCTACGCCCGTCACTTTAAAAACTGAAAAAGGAATGTGGGTAGAGCGGTGGGCCAAGTCAATAGTAGCCAGAATTTCGTCCCGGGTTTGGTCGAAGCTCTTGTCGTTGCCTTCACCTTCCACGGAGTAGTCGAGGATAGTGCCGATGTTGTAGCGGCCCAGCTCCTCAATAACCGGCAGGCATTCCCGGATGGTTTCGCCGCCGCAGAACTGCTCGAAGATGGTTTTCTTGATCAGAAACTTTACCGGCAGATTCCATTTTAGGGCCGTTTTCATCAGCCCACCCCCGGTCTTGACCAGGGTATTATTGTTCATGGCGGCGAACAGGGCGTACATCTTGCGCAGCTCAAGGTCCGATTTGGAAGCGAAGGCTACGGCCGTGTCGGTAAAGGAAATGGGCGGAGATTGGGTTACTGGCATGCAGGTGGCTAGCTTTGGGCGGGCTAATAGGAGAGGCCGGTTTGGCGGGACGAAGATAGCCGTTAAACATCGTTTCGGGCCGCATAGTTACCCTATTGCCCAGCCTTTTTCCGGCCATTGCCACGGCGGGCTCAAGCGGAGCGGTTCCGCTTCTTTTTTCTCTTTTACTCCATCTATGGAAAGCGCAACTACTTCCCAGACCTTTTTCACCCGGTTACTGGCCGCCAAAGAGCAGCCGCTGCTAATAGCGGGGCCCTGCAGCGCCGAAACCGAAGAACAGGTGCTGACTACCGCCCGTGACCTGAAGGCGCTAGGTAAAATCGACTTGTTTCGGGCTGGAATTTGGAAGCCCCGTACCCGGCCGGGCTCGTTTGAGGGAGTCGGAGTAGGCGGGCTGAACTGGTTGCGCCGGGTAAAAGAAGAGGTAGGCCTGCCCGTAACAGTAGAGGTTGCTACACCCCGGCACGTGGAAGACGCCCTGGCCTACGGCGTAGACGTGCTCTGGATTGGGGCCCGCACGACGGTCAATCCATTTGCCGTACAGGAGCTAGCCGACGCACTGACCGGTACCCAGGTACCGGTGATGGTAAAAAATCCGGTTAATCCGGATGTAGCGCTCTGGGCCGGGGCACTGGAGCGCCTGGAGCGGGCGGGTATTACCCAACTGGCGGCCATTCACCGCGGCTTCAGCACGTTTTCACCCTCACGCTACCGTAACGCCCCGACCTGGCAGCTGGCCATTGAGCTCAAAACCCGCTTTCCGCACCTGCCGCTGATCTGTGACCCCAGCCACATCGGGGGCAAGCGCGACTTGCTGTTGCCCATCGCCCAGAAAGCCCTGGATCTGGATTACGATGGGTTGATGATTGAAACCCACCCCGACCCGGACCACGCCTGGAGCGACGCTGAGCAACAGGTGACGCCTCAGCGCCTGGGTGAGATTCTCTCGGAGCTTAAATACCGCTACCGCTCCAGCGACAATGCCGACTACCTCAATAAGGCCGAGGAGCTACGCCAAAAAATGGACGTGGCCGACCGCGAGATTATTGAAGCCCTGGCCCGGCGTATGTCGCTGGTGGAGGAGTTAGCCGAATACAAGAAGGAGAATAACGTCAAGATTCTGCAGCTGGACCGCTGGAATGAAATCTTTACGTCCCGGCTGCAGTGGGCCGATAAGCTGCACGTCAATGATAAGTTTGTGGCCGAGCTCTACAAGCTGATTCACCTGGAAAGCATCCGCAAGCAAACCCAAATCCTGCAACGCCCGGACTAGGCCGCTATTTAGGGCTTGCCGGCCACTTCCGCGTAATGGGTACCGCGCTTGCCTTTATAATAGACGTTGCCGCCCCGGCTGTTTTCGGAATCCTGGAGAATGAGCCTGTTGCCACTGACGGTGTAAAACTGCTGGCTGCGGTAGCCGCGGTAGATAATCATGTTCTTGCTTTTGCGCAAGCCATTGCCCACCGCTTTCAAGCGGAACCGCGCTGCGCCAATCATAGCCCCATCCTGGAAGAACCGCGCCCGGCCCCGCCGGTCAAATTCCACTTCCACAGTATGGCCGGTAGAGGCAGGAGTGGCCAGTGTAGGGCTGGCCGTCTGCACCCACTCCCAGCGCCCCACCAGTTGATCTTCCATGGTAGGCACCGAGTCGCGGCTGCAAGCTGAGCCGAAGGCCAGCAAGGCAAAAGAATAAAGCCAAGTAGAGTAGCGTGTTTTCATGCGGTAGTAAAGTTGTTGTTACCTTCCCCCTCTAATGCAAATACTAACTAATATTTGCACCAAATTAATTTTATTTTGGCTTAATCCGCGGATTTGCTCGGATTAATTTTTGCTTAACAATGAAAAATTTGAACAGTGCGGTTGTGATTGGTCCGCAGTCCCTGACTGAGCTAGCCCAAATGCTGCAAAGCAAGGCTGTAAGCCAGGTTTTTGTGGTAGTAGACAGCAAC
Above is a genomic segment from Hymenobacter cellulosivorans containing:
- a CDS encoding YtxH domain-containing protein: MSYHEEDNSGKILLAALAGAGAGIIAGLLMAPDKGKATRENLRSAATKYSGTLGEQLSKYGEELDSKFKGYVEKLEDLGITGVGSSLNLKGDWNESKGKLKQQYAQLTDEDLEYTEGKGDELVGRLQSKLGKGKREITKLLNDL
- a CDS encoding YtxH domain-containing protein; translated protein: MKDNNGKVILSLLAGATAGVVAGLLLAPETGEETRTGLKKSASKWTDDLGKLLKDTLANIQLAKPADAATDATQESRSAADDVLSSMSQDTGTGASSHATTAANTPGATEETINPEASGTSEYGKSL
- the lysS gene encoding lysine--tRNA ligase, translated to MQHLSEQEQIRRQKLEELQKLGIEPYPSELFDVNFYAQEILDNYHPELNNFQEVSLAGRLMSVRVKGKASFAELQDASGRIQLYINRDEICPGEDKELYNTVFKKLLDLGDFIGVKGHVFKTMVGETSVHVTGLTVLSKSLRPLPVVRRVVDEATGKETIYDAFTDPEARYRQRYVDLVVNPHVRDAFIKRTQLVQAMRNYLNDKGYLEVETPILQPLYGGAAARPFKTHHNTLDMTLYLRIANELYLKRLIVGGFDGVYEFSKDFRNEGMSRFHNPEFTQMELYVAYKDYYWMMDLVEEMVERVALALHGKTEVKVGENLINFQRPWKRFTMAESIEHFTGFNIDGKSEDELRAAAKELKVGLDPSMGKAKIIDEIFGEHVEPKLIQPTFITDYPVEMSPLAKKHRSKPGLVERFEAICNGKEICNAFSELNDPIDQRQRFEDQLELGKRGDTEAMVLDEDFLRALEYGMPPTAGLGIGIDRLSMIMTNSNSIQDVLFFPQMKPEYSKSENAPKPEGGE
- a CDS encoding Kazal-type serine protease inhibitor domain-containing protein, giving the protein MFRFAAATGLFFSLLACNRTTPTASTPACIDPAKVRTDAVCTMQYDPVCGCDGKTYSNACVATNAGVTSFTKGECPAATTK
- a CDS encoding cupin domain-containing protein → MAEKRYFRQQNPFRVPTTDGKLIEEHIGLASTQTGTYSVAHMVAPPQWSEPHQNPQFDEITIVVRGRKRFEVDGDTIELGAGESLLIKAGARVRYSNPFEAECEYWSICVPAFSMDTVHREE
- a CDS encoding carboxy terminal-processing peptidase; translated protein: MSSPRLKIGLYASLVLAVFVLASYKLYRRNDASPPQKDEVLIKAMLQGLSAAHYQPEKVDDNFSKRVFDLYLKRLDYNKKFLLQSDVAQLRKYQNDIDDQVRRGTHEFLDLSTKLMEQRTKDIQALYRDILAKPFDFTKEESFETEADKMVFAADAAAQREEWRKYLKYQTLIRVSEMMDEQKKKKDKPLASTSVQPSAATTSEPTRTPAEMEAEARKRVLKYFDEQFKDMAQTDANERLAVYANTIANTYDPHTEYFAPRDKESFDVAMTGRFEGIGASLQEKDGQIKVSDVIPGSASYRQGELKAGDIILRVAQGAAEPVSVEGLRLDKAVALIKGKKGTEVRLTVKKPDASTKIISIIRDVVVLKETYAQSATIQENGKKIGYLRLPTFYADFNDNGGRSSAEDVKKELEKLRQENVDGIVFDLRSNGGGSLQDAVEMAGLFVESGPVVQVRSPQGAPSILNDRDPRVQYSGPLVVLVNKFSASASEILAAAMQDYKRGVIMGASTYGKGTVQRIFDLDDMLGDFSSLKPFGSLKLTTQKFYRINGGSTQFKGVVPDIALPDAYSYLDQGEKESDYPLKWDEITPARYKAWNAAPAVDKLRTASQARVASSPSFKLMNEMVQRMRKRKDDTMVSLKLTAFRAEQEQAKAESEKYEAVQKAAQPLAIAPLAVDMRQLGSDTVEVNRAGRFTKNLKNDITLREAVAVIKDQL
- a CDS encoding Kazal-type serine protease inhibitor family protein; this encodes MKRSLLLLSLVASLVSACQPTEVSPKMPEPTICLIGPDCVDSTKIKARPCTKEYEPLCGCNGKTYSNKCEAENAGVQLYTKGPCPTTNN